One stretch of Pseudomonas fragi DNA includes these proteins:
- a CDS encoding AraC family transcriptional regulator: MNSIDKLISLANVRGSLDLRCQFQGDWSLEHEQEALGKAPYHVVLSGECRVELPSGQRLSMRAGDVLLLPGGAPHVLHSPGKAVAPTLVSAKRIDAGILPIHRIGGVSADLDMLCGCFHFNRTSLLFASLPDYLLIPSGTLPADGPLQSLVDLLRGEADGDQIGAKFLLDALSQALFTLILRAHLSSHGQDIGTLALLSDKRLGPVWQAMLADPAHEWIIQNLADIACMSRASFMRAFVRVAGVSPWVLLTQVRMELAFSLLSHSHLGLKDIALQVGYQSQAAFSKKFKEVYGAPPGRMRRRI, translated from the coding sequence ATGAATTCGATCGACAAGCTCATCAGCCTCGCCAATGTTCGTGGCAGTCTGGATTTACGTTGCCAATTTCAGGGTGACTGGTCCCTGGAGCATGAGCAGGAAGCGCTGGGCAAAGCGCCATACCACGTGGTGCTGTCGGGTGAGTGTCGGGTGGAGCTTCCAAGCGGGCAGCGTCTTTCTATGCGCGCCGGCGACGTTCTGCTCCTGCCGGGTGGTGCGCCGCATGTGCTGCATAGTCCGGGCAAAGCTGTTGCGCCAACATTGGTATCGGCAAAGCGTATCGACGCTGGCATATTGCCCATACATCGCATTGGCGGCGTGAGTGCGGATCTGGACATGCTATGCGGCTGCTTTCACTTCAACCGAACTTCGTTGCTATTTGCTTCATTACCTGACTACCTGTTGATACCCAGCGGCACGCTCCCAGCGGATGGACCATTACAGTCTCTGGTCGATTTATTACGCGGGGAAGCAGACGGCGATCAGATTGGAGCAAAATTTTTGCTCGATGCTCTTTCTCAGGCGTTATTCACCCTGATCCTTCGCGCCCATCTATCTAGCCATGGCCAAGACATCGGCACGCTCGCCTTGCTCAGCGATAAACGTCTGGGCCCCGTATGGCAGGCGATGTTGGCTGATCCTGCGCACGAGTGGATCATCCAAAATCTAGCAGATATCGCGTGCATGTCCCGAGCATCTTTCATGCGGGCGTTCGTTCGTGTGGCTGGTGTGTCGCCATGGGTATTGCTTACGCAAGTCCGTATGGAATTGGCGTTCAGCCTGCTGAGTCATTCGCATCTGGGATTAAAAGATATTGCCTTGCAGGTTGGTTACCAATCGCAGGCGGCGTTCAGCAAAAAATTTAAGGAGGTTTATGGGGCGCCTCCAGGGAGAATGCGCCGCAGAATTTAG
- a CDS encoding type II toxin-antitoxin system RelE/ParE family toxin: protein MELKWTSKALSDIARLYEFLASVNQPAAARTVQQLTAAPSTLLANPRIGERLEEFDPRDVRRIQIGHYEMRYEIVDSTIYLLRLWHTREDR from the coding sequence ATGGAGTTGAAGTGGACAAGCAAGGCGCTTTCCGACATTGCCCGGTTGTATGAGTTTCTGGCGTCGGTGAATCAGCCTGCCGCCGCACGAACAGTGCAGCAACTCACAGCCGCACCTTCCACGCTGCTGGCCAACCCGCGCATTGGCGAACGCCTGGAAGAATTCGATCCACGGGATGTGCGCCGAATTCAGATCGGCCATTACGAGATGCGTTACGAGATAGTGGATTCCACTATCTACCTACTGCGCCTGTGGCACACCCGCGAAGACCGATAG
- a CDS encoding ATP-binding protein: protein MRESPQPIWSGSLIAFTAFSGRARSGGGTGLGLAIVRSIMLSHGGQVRVRSQKDGETPFTLVFPAYEAVRQASARKS from the coding sequence GTGAGGGAATCGCCCCAGCCCATCTGGAGCGGGTCTTTGATCGCTTTTACTGCGTTTTCCGGCCGTGCGCGCTCCGGTGGCGGTACCGGGCTCGGCCTGGCCATTGTGCGTTCCATCATGTTGTCCCATGGCGGACAAGTCCGGGTGCGCAGCCAAAAGGATGGCGAAACGCCTTTCACATTGGTATTTCCGGCTTATGAAGCAGTCCGCCAAGCCTCGGCCAGGAAAAGTTAG
- a CDS encoding carboxymuconolactone decarboxylase family protein: MFINWSELLPSIQKAFGALGKSNPKMVKAYMALGEASAENDVLDTKTRELISIAVAITTRCDGCIAAHTDAAIKAGASREEVAATLATAISLNAGAAYIYSLRALEAYDTLKK, from the coding sequence ATGTTCATTAACTGGTCCGAATTATTACCCTCCATCCAGAAAGCTTTCGGCGCGCTGGGCAAAAGTAATCCAAAAATGGTCAAAGCCTACATGGCCCTCGGAGAAGCCTCTGCCGAAAACGATGTGCTCGACACCAAGACCCGCGAATTGATCTCCATTGCAGTCGCCATCACTACACGCTGCGACGGCTGTATTGCAGCTCACACTGATGCGGCCATTAAGGCTGGTGCGAGCCGCGAGGAAGTGGCTGCGACCTTGGCCACTGCGATCTCGTTGAACGCAGGCGCCGCTTATATTTATTCACTGCGCGCTCTTGAGGCGTACGACACCTTGAAAAAATAG
- a CDS encoding IS5 family transposase, with product MSQMSFSDFEYAGKRKQTRRERFLAEMDQVVPWTGLLGLIEPFYPKAGGGRKPYPLETMLRIHLLQNWFSLSDPTMEEALYEITPMRQFARLTLSAPIPEDTTIMNFRHLLEKHQLAPAILAVINGYLQDKGMSLRQGTIVDATIIHAPSSTKNEEGKRDPEMHQTKKGNQYFFGMKAHIGADVESGLVHHVHGTAANVADVTQVAELLHGEENAVYADAGYTGVEKREEHENREVIWQIAARRSTYSKLNKRSVLYKAKRKIEYCKAQTRAKVEHPFRVIKCQFGYVKVRFRGLMKNTAQLTTLFALSNLWMARKQLMGMGELRA from the coding sequence ATGAGCCAGATGAGCTTTTCCGATTTCGAATACGCCGGCAAGCGCAAGCAGACACGCCGCGAACGCTTCCTCGCCGAGATGGATCAGGTCGTGCCCTGGACGGGTCTGCTGGGCCTGATCGAGCCGTTCTACCCCAAGGCCGGTGGCGGCAGAAAACCCTATCCTCTGGAAACCATGCTGCGTATTCATCTGTTGCAGAATTGGTTTTCCCTGAGCGATCCGACCATGGAAGAAGCGCTCTACGAAATCACGCCCATGCGCCAGTTTGCACGTTTGACCTTGAGCGCCCCGATACCTGAAGACACCACGATCATGAATTTCCGGCACTTATTGGAAAAGCATCAGCTTGCACCTGCAATCCTCGCGGTCATCAATGGTTATTTGCAGGACAAAGGCATGTCTCTGCGTCAGGGCACTATCGTCGATGCCACCATTATTCATGCTCCCAGTTCGACTAAAAACGAAGAGGGAAAGCGCGACCCTGAGATGCATCAGACCAAAAAAGGTAACCAGTATTTCTTCGGAATGAAGGCCCATATTGGCGCTGATGTCGAGTCCGGCTTGGTTCATCACGTCCACGGCACCGCCGCCAACGTCGCCGATGTCACACAGGTCGCCGAGCTTTTGCATGGCGAAGAAAATGCAGTGTATGCAGACGCCGGATACACCGGCGTTGAGAAGCGTGAAGAGCATGAAAATCGTGAAGTGATCTGGCAAATCGCGGCGCGCCGCAGCACCTATTCCAAGTTGAATAAACGCAGCGTGCTCTACAAGGCCAAGCGCAAGATTGAGTACTGCAAAGCCCAGACACGGGCCAAGGTCGAACATCCGTTTCGGGTGATCAAATGCCAATTTGGGTACGTGAAAGTGCGCTTTCGTGGGCTGATGAAAAACACGGCTCAGTTGACCACATTGTTCGCCCTGTCGAACCTGTGGATGGCTCGAAAACAACTGATGGGTATGGGCGAGTTGCGCGCTTAA
- a CDS encoding heavy metal translocating P-type ATPase has product MATNTSHHDHSHSHPLNPQGEGLRDPVCGMTVTEQSVHKLTHEGRPYYFCSTKCQGKFAANPLQYLTLAPPAETAPAAAGTIYTCPMHPEIRQDHPGNCPKCGMSLEPLLPELDDDENPELRDFQRRFWWTLPLTGMVFVLAMFGHRFQWMDMTVQSWVELVLSIPIVLWAGWPFFTRGWQSVVNLSPNMWTLIGLGTGAAFVYSVVATVTPQVFPASFISMGRVAVYFEAAAVIISLTLLGQVLELKARSQTSAAIKSLLGLAPKTARRIREDGTEEDIPLNHVHVDDLLRVRPGEKVPVDGVVTEGGSSVDESMLTGEPIPVTKRVGDKVIGATLNTSGALVMRSEHVGATTMLAQIVQMVAQAQRSRAPMQRMADVVAGYFVVTVMGIALLAFLGWGLFGPEPRWVFGLINAVSVLIIACPCALGLATPMSIMVATGRGATHGVLFRDAAAIENMRKIDTLIIDKTGTLTEGRPTFERAVPAPGFDADEVLRLAASLDQGSEHPLAETIVRAARERGMLLDKPENFESGSGIGVRGQVAGRQLALGNTTLMEQIGVSVAALVPQAEALRAEGASVMHLAVDGQLMGLLAVSDPIKASTPEALATLKASGLRIVMATGDGLTTAKAVAARLGIDEVHGEVKPADKLLLVERLQKEGRVVAMAGDGINDAPALAKADVGVAMGTGTDVAMNSAQITLVKGDLRGIAIARALSEATVGNMKQNLMFAFLYNALGIPIAAGVLYPLTGWLLSPLIAALAMSLSSVSVIGNALRLRNRRV; this is encoded by the coding sequence ATGGCCACCAACACGAGCCACCACGACCATAGTCACTCCCATCCATTAAACCCCCAAGGTGAAGGTCTACGTGATCCGGTGTGCGGCATGACCGTCACGGAGCAGTCTGTTCACAAGTTAACGCACGAGGGCCGGCCTTATTACTTCTGCAGCACCAAGTGTCAGGGCAAGTTTGCGGCGAATCCGCTGCAATACCTCACGCTGGCACCACCGGCGGAGACAGCGCCAGCGGCCGCCGGCACCATCTACACCTGCCCGATGCACCCCGAGATACGTCAGGACCATCCGGGCAACTGCCCCAAATGCGGCATGTCGCTGGAGCCCTTGCTGCCGGAACTCGACGACGATGAGAACCCCGAATTGCGCGATTTTCAGCGCCGCTTCTGGTGGACCTTGCCGCTGACAGGCATGGTCTTTGTTCTCGCCATGTTCGGCCACCGTTTCCAGTGGATGGACATGACCGTGCAGAGCTGGGTCGAACTGGTGCTGTCGATCCCCATCGTCCTGTGGGCCGGATGGCCGTTCTTTACGCGCGGGTGGCAGTCCGTGGTGAACCTCAGTCCGAACATGTGGACCTTGATTGGTCTGGGCACCGGTGCGGCTTTCGTCTATAGCGTGGTCGCGACGGTCACGCCGCAGGTGTTCCCGGCCTCGTTCATCTCCATGGGCCGCGTCGCCGTGTACTTTGAAGCGGCCGCCGTGATCATCTCGCTCACGCTGCTGGGCCAGGTGCTCGAACTCAAGGCCCGGTCGCAGACCTCGGCGGCCATCAAGTCGCTGCTGGGCCTGGCGCCCAAGACCGCCCGCCGCATCCGGGAGGACGGCACCGAAGAGGATATCCCGCTGAACCATGTACATGTGGACGACTTGCTGCGCGTTCGTCCTGGCGAGAAGGTGCCAGTGGACGGCGTGGTAACTGAAGGCGGCAGCTCGGTCGATGAATCCATGCTCACGGGCGAGCCGATACCGGTCACCAAGCGCGTGGGCGACAAGGTGATCGGCGCCACGCTCAACACCAGCGGCGCACTGGTGATGCGCTCTGAACATGTAGGCGCGACCACAATGCTGGCCCAGATCGTGCAGATGGTGGCGCAGGCCCAGCGTTCCCGGGCGCCGATGCAGCGCATGGCCGACGTCGTGGCGGGCTACTTTGTCGTCACCGTTATGGGGATCGCCCTGCTGGCCTTCCTCGGCTGGGGCCTGTTCGGTCCCGAGCCGCGCTGGGTGTTCGGCCTGATCAACGCGGTGTCGGTGCTGATCATTGCCTGCCCCTGCGCGCTGGGCCTGGCCACGCCGATGTCCATCATGGTCGCCACCGGTCGCGGCGCAACGCACGGCGTGCTGTTCCGCGATGCTGCAGCGATCGAAAACATGCGAAAAATCGACACCCTCATCATCGACAAGACCGGCACCCTGACCGAGGGCCGTCCGACGTTCGAGCGCGCCGTGCCTGCGCCCGGCTTTGATGCCGACGAGGTGCTGCGCCTGGCCGCCAGCCTGGACCAGGGCAGCGAGCACCCGCTGGCCGAAACCATCGTGCGCGCCGCCCGCGAGCGCGGCATGCTGCTCGACAAGCCCGAGAATTTCGAGTCCGGCTCGGGCATCGGCGTGCGTGGGCAGGTGGCAGGGCGTCAACTGGCGCTGGGCAACACCACGCTGATGGAGCAGATCGGCGTCTCGGTCGCTGCCCTGGTGCCGCAGGCCGAGGCCTTGCGCGCAGAAGGCGCCAGCGTGATGCACCTGGCAGTCGATGGCCAGCTGATGGGCCTGCTGGCCGTGTCCGACCCGATCAAAGCCAGCACGCCGGAAGCCTTGGCGACGCTCAAGGCTTCGGGGCTGCGCATCGTGATGGCGACCGGCGACGGCCTGACCACGGCCAAGGCTGTTGCAGCCCGCCTGGGCATCGACGAGGTGCATGGCGAGGTCAAGCCGGCCGACAAGCTGCTGCTGGTGGAAAGGTTGCAAAAGGAAGGCCGCGTGGTGGCCATGGCGGGCGACGGCATCAACGACGCGCCGGCGCTGGCCAAGGCCGATGTCGGCGTGGCCATGGGCACCGGGACCGACGTGGCGATGAACAGCGCCCAGATCACGCTGGTCAAGGGCGATCTGCGCGGGATTGCGATTGCGCGCGCATTGTCGGAAGCCACGGTGGGCAACATGAAGCAAAACCTGATGTTTGCCTTTTTGTACAACGCGCTGGGCATCCCGATTGCGGCCGGCGTGCTGTATCCGCTGACCGGCTGGCTGCTGTCGCCGCTGATTGCCGCGCTGGCCATGAGCTTGAGTTCGGTGTCGGTGATCGGCAACGCTTTGCGGCTGCGAAACAGACGCGTATGA
- the rclC gene encoding reactive chlorine resistance membrane protein RclC, whose protein sequence is MLASFTTWLQFISKLDTLGTHLMRLAIAVVFLWIGALKFAPYEADSITPFVANSPFMSFFYEHPEDYKAHLTHEGELNAEKRVWQTANNTYIFSNGLGVVEILIGLLVLSNPISRRAGLLGGALAFGTPLVTLTFLLTTPEAWVPDLGDGEHGFPFLSGAGRLVLKDLLMLAGALPVMADSARQLLQERRP, encoded by the coding sequence ATGCTCGCTTCATTCACTACATGGCTGCAATTCATCAGCAAGCTCGACACCCTTGGCACACACCTCATGAGACTGGCGATCGCCGTAGTTTTCTTGTGGATCGGGGCGCTCAAATTCGCGCCTTACGAAGCCGATAGCATTACCCCATTTGTCGCCAACAGCCCGTTTATGTCTTTTTTTTATGAACATCCCGAGGATTACAAGGCACACCTGACCCACGAGGGTGAATTGAATGCGGAAAAGCGCGTCTGGCAGACCGCAAATAACACATACATCTTTTCCAACGGCCTGGGCGTAGTAGAAATTCTGATCGGTCTGCTGGTGCTTTCCAACCCGATCTCGCGACGCGCCGGTCTGCTTGGTGGGGCGCTGGCCTTCGGTACACCGCTGGTGACCTTAACCTTCCTGCTCACCACACCTGAAGCCTGGGTACCGGATCTTGGTGATGGTGAACATGGCTTTCCATTCCTGTCTGGTGCAGGACGCCTAGTGCTCAAAGATCTCTTGATGCTGGCCGGCGCTCTTCCGGTGATGGCTGATTCCGCCCGTCAGTTATTGCAAGAGCGGCGCCCCTAG
- a CDS encoding alpha/beta hydrolase, protein MNTKVQAAVQTWANSLSDLVPVLKGIDTTTKMSDIRDSYAKMLAQNPAPAGVKFEAVNMGGVPGTLVTPDEIKTDAVVMYIHGGAYIVGRPDGYHGIGGNYAKMLGARVYMPDYRLAPEHKFPASVDDTLRAYEWLLEQKIPANKIAFSGESAGGAMVVSIMVAAKSKGLPLPAVGSSISPWANLEHTGASMSNREGLDPLNSKPVLDILARAFLGDTLANHPLASPVFADVTGLPPILVQIGENELMLSDAMRLATHLADNRVRVNLEVWPAMFHAWHFYATMLPEGQQAMESSVRFIEAGLAEANP, encoded by the coding sequence ATGAACACTAAAGTCCAAGCAGCCGTCCAAACCTGGGCCAACAGCCTTAGCGATCTGGTACCCGTTCTTAAGGGAATTGATACCACCACAAAAATGAGCGACATCCGCGACTCTTACGCAAAAATGCTCGCGCAAAATCCAGCGCCAGCTGGCGTTAAATTCGAAGCAGTCAACATGGGCGGCGTACCCGGCACACTGGTTACTCCGGACGAGATCAAAACTGACGCAGTAGTGATGTATATCCACGGCGGCGCCTACATTGTAGGTCGTCCAGACGGCTACCACGGCATCGGAGGCAATTACGCGAAAATGCTCGGTGCTCGTGTGTACATGCCAGACTATCGTCTTGCTCCTGAGCACAAGTTCCCAGCCTCTGTTGACGACACATTGCGCGCCTACGAATGGCTGCTTGAGCAGAAAATCCCAGCTAACAAAATTGCGTTCTCTGGCGAGTCGGCTGGCGGCGCGATGGTTGTCAGCATCATGGTTGCTGCTAAGTCGAAAGGGCTTCCATTGCCTGCGGTTGGCTCCTCCATCTCACCATGGGCGAACCTTGAACACACCGGTGCTTCCATGAGCAACCGTGAAGGTCTGGATCCTCTGAACTCCAAGCCTGTCCTGGACATCCTCGCCAGAGCATTCCTAGGCGACACATTGGCCAATCATCCTCTGGCCTCACCTGTGTTCGCGGACGTCACCGGTCTTCCACCAATCCTGGTGCAGATCGGCGAGAACGAGCTGATGTTGAGTGATGCAATGCGCCTTGCAACTCACCTGGCTGATAACCGCGTTCGCGTAAACCTGGAAGTATGGCCTGCGATGTTCCACGCCTGGCACTTCTACGCCACCATGCTGCCAGAAGGTCAGCAGGCCATGGAGAGTTCGGTGCGCTTCATTGAAGCAGGCTTGGCCGAGGCTAATCCTTAA
- a CDS encoding cytochrome D1 domain-containing protein: MLTSKGKWFLTAIQIGLLAWSGATWAADKVYVANEGADTVSVLDAATFKTLASVRVGKTPHNVQVSPDGKVVWVTNNGEPDQAAGSVHKEMVKGEHSAMATVGAVWAIDTSSDAVIAKVPVGTHPAHVVVSPDGRFAYVTNGGDDTVSVIDTSAQSVVATIPVGKFPHGLRISPDGKQAYVANLKGGTVSVIDTVSQKEIAQVQVGKGPAQVGFTPDGRLVLVSLSEENAVAVIDPATRQVIRKVAVGTVPIQLYATPNSRMLLVANQGTSKKPGRTVSLIDLESFKVVKTVVTGAGAHGVVVDRDGRYAYVTNTYANSVSVLDVKDRKVTKTVPVGKGPNGISVTP; the protein is encoded by the coding sequence ATGCTGACAAGTAAAGGTAAGTGGTTTTTAACGGCAATACAGATCGGGCTGCTGGCCTGGTCCGGCGCTACATGGGCCGCTGACAAGGTGTATGTGGCCAATGAGGGCGCTGACACGGTCAGCGTGCTCGATGCCGCGACGTTCAAGACACTGGCAAGCGTGCGCGTCGGCAAGACACCGCACAACGTGCAGGTATCGCCCGACGGAAAGGTCGTATGGGTGACCAATAACGGCGAGCCTGATCAGGCGGCTGGCTCTGTGCATAAGGAAATGGTCAAAGGTGAACACAGCGCGATGGCGACGGTAGGAGCCGTTTGGGCCATTGATACCAGTAGTGACGCGGTAATCGCCAAGGTGCCGGTCGGCACGCACCCGGCCCATGTGGTGGTGTCGCCAGATGGCCGCTTTGCCTACGTCACCAACGGCGGCGACGACACGGTGAGTGTGATTGACACATCGGCGCAGAGTGTTGTCGCCACAATTCCGGTCGGTAAGTTTCCCCACGGTCTTCGCATCAGTCCGGACGGCAAGCAGGCCTACGTCGCCAACCTCAAGGGCGGCACGGTGTCGGTCATTGATACCGTCAGCCAGAAGGAGATCGCGCAGGTGCAGGTAGGCAAGGGTCCGGCTCAAGTCGGCTTCACGCCGGACGGTCGTCTTGTCTTGGTGTCGCTGTCGGAGGAAAACGCAGTCGCCGTGATAGACCCGGCCACGCGCCAGGTGATTCGCAAGGTCGCCGTCGGAACGGTGCCTATCCAGCTGTACGCCACGCCCAATTCGCGCATGCTGCTGGTGGCCAACCAGGGTACGAGCAAGAAGCCTGGCCGCACCGTCAGCCTGATCGATCTTGAGAGCTTCAAGGTCGTAAAGACAGTCGTGACTGGCGCCGGTGCTCATGGCGTGGTCGTCGACCGTGACGGACGGTACGCATACGTTACCAACACCTACGCCAACTCGGTCTCAGTGCTCGACGTGAAGGACCGCAAGGTCACGAAGACCGTTCCTGTAGGCAAGGGCCCCAACGGCATCAGCGTGACGCCTTGA
- a CDS encoding LysR family transcriptional regulator, which translates to MELHNLNDIAAFVSSVNAGSFTAAAKQLGLTRSAVGKSIVRLEARLQVRLLNRTTRSLSMTDDGQVLYERCVGVLQDLDDVEDALAFRRSTPSGRLRMSLPVALGRLHVLQHIECCLKDWPSLSVDITFSDRLVDLIDEGFDLAMRIGPPKEDSRLLTRTVAYQQMITCASPKYLAEHAEPKTPEDLSEHQCLHFVSGGRLLPWNFRVNGSSVPVTHGGRLQMDSAESLHQSAVAGLGIATLPSYVVNDDLRSGKLVQLLAGYAEAAEPIRVIYPSKRHLSPKIRLFIDKLVEAWSPCPPWERDSAIPTFAP; encoded by the coding sequence ATGGAACTCCATAACCTGAATGATATCGCAGCGTTTGTAAGCTCGGTAAACGCTGGAAGCTTCACTGCGGCGGCCAAGCAGCTTGGCCTTACGCGCTCTGCAGTGGGGAAGTCGATAGTCAGGCTCGAGGCTCGTTTACAGGTACGTTTACTGAATCGTACTACGCGCAGTTTAAGCATGACGGATGACGGCCAGGTTCTGTATGAGCGTTGCGTGGGCGTTCTTCAGGATCTGGACGACGTGGAGGATGCCCTTGCGTTTCGTCGTTCAACACCCAGTGGGCGACTGCGGATGAGCCTGCCGGTAGCATTAGGCAGACTTCATGTCCTTCAGCACATCGAGTGCTGTCTTAAGGATTGGCCCTCCTTGAGCGTCGATATCACATTTTCCGACAGGCTGGTCGATCTGATCGATGAGGGATTTGATTTGGCCATGCGCATCGGGCCACCGAAGGAAGACTCTCGGTTGCTCACGCGTACCGTGGCCTATCAACAAATGATTACCTGCGCTTCACCCAAGTATCTGGCTGAGCATGCCGAGCCCAAAACGCCTGAGGATTTGTCCGAGCACCAGTGCCTGCATTTCGTGAGCGGTGGGAGATTGCTTCCTTGGAATTTTCGCGTGAATGGTAGCTCCGTGCCCGTTACTCATGGTGGAAGGCTACAGATGGACAGTGCTGAGTCATTGCACCAGTCAGCTGTCGCTGGCCTAGGCATCGCGACTCTTCCTTCCTATGTGGTAAATGACGATTTGAGGAGCGGCAAACTCGTTCAATTGCTCGCAGGGTATGCAGAGGCCGCAGAGCCTATTCGGGTGATTTACCCTAGCAAGCGACATCTCTCTCCAAAAATTCGTCTCTTCATCGATAAGCTTGTGGAGGCTTGGTCGCCTTGTCCGCCATGGGAGCGTGATTCGGCAATTCCTACGTTTGCACCCTAA
- a CDS encoding DUF3987 domain-containing protein: MIGGIQPSRIASLVNAAVSGELDDGLIQRLQLAVYPDDVREWRYIDRWPNKIAAERVSEVIEQLDQIPDEPHSALRFTPEAQEKFIAWYTSHMQASRSDHLHPALQSHYLKMPKTIAGLALLFELIEGGREAVGAKSTERAISWAKYLMSHAQRLYGAAINAPLIAARLILERQQKLPEAFTAREVRQKDWTGLGSQDAVNNALAILVEHDFIVGYKVAGEKGGRPSTRYVWRKTLP; encoded by the coding sequence TTGATCGGTGGAATTCAACCCTCACGAATTGCGTCCCTCGTAAACGCTGCCGTCAGCGGCGAACTGGATGACGGCCTGATTCAGCGCCTGCAGCTGGCGGTATATCCCGACGATGTTCGAGAGTGGCGCTATATCGACCGTTGGCCGAACAAAATCGCCGCTGAGCGCGTCTCGGAGGTTATCGAACAGCTCGACCAGATACCTGATGAGCCTCACTCTGCCCTCAGATTTACTCCAGAAGCGCAGGAGAAGTTTATCGCCTGGTATACCTCCCACATGCAAGCAAGCCGGAGCGATCATCTTCACCCCGCATTGCAATCCCATTACCTGAAAATGCCGAAAACCATTGCAGGCTTGGCCCTCCTATTTGAGCTGATTGAAGGCGGACGGGAAGCCGTGGGCGCTAAGTCCACTGAACGCGCCATCAGCTGGGCGAAATACCTGATGAGCCACGCCCAGCGGCTGTACGGAGCGGCAATCAACGCACCACTAATCGCTGCGCGACTGATTCTGGAGCGCCAGCAGAAATTGCCCGAGGCATTTACTGCCCGAGAGGTGCGTCAGAAGGATTGGACGGGATTGGGCTCGCAAGACGCCGTGAATAATGCGCTCGCAATTCTGGTTGAACACGACTTCATCGTTGGCTACAAGGTTGCCGGTGAGAAAGGTGGCCGCCCATCGACACGCTATGTCTGGCGAAAAACGTTGCCTTGA
- a CDS encoding GIN domain-containing protein encodes MSQSSPLTHQDANHRDSAWERAANYEKEERPIHPVSKIVIKGAVDVVFFRSSSAHLVVTGENVEAIRNIKTRFEGDKLIIEQEGISISGYGGNIHVSGTGNIFVGGTINVGGRHGGVTMQSKGRSIVGIALPEAPSIRIKGSGDVTLYDLQQTVLDLGIQGSGDITAFGRVGLLDAEIAGSGDVDASELVATSAKLSVVGSGDIDAYVSDSVKARVAGSGDIVVRGNPPTRDHSVAGSGDIKFKKK; translated from the coding sequence ATGAGCCAATCCAGCCCTTTGACGCACCAGGATGCCAACCATCGCGATTCCGCATGGGAGCGTGCTGCCAACTACGAGAAGGAAGAGCGCCCCATCCACCCAGTTAGCAAAATTGTGATCAAGGGGGCGGTTGATGTTGTGTTCTTTCGCTCGTCATCAGCGCACCTGGTCGTGACAGGGGAAAACGTGGAAGCCATTCGTAACATCAAGACCCGCTTCGAGGGTGACAAGCTGATCATCGAGCAGGAGGGCATTTCCATTAGCGGCTATGGGGGCAATATTCACGTTTCTGGTACCGGCAACATTTTCGTGGGCGGAACGATCAATGTCGGTGGACGCCACGGCGGCGTCACTATGCAGTCCAAGGGGCGAAGCATCGTTGGAATCGCATTGCCTGAAGCCCCCAGTATCCGCATCAAGGGCAGTGGCGACGTGACCCTGTACGACCTTCAGCAGACCGTCCTCGATCTAGGCATCCAAGGTTCGGGCGATATCACGGCCTTTGGTCGCGTGGGTCTTCTGGACGCCGAGATAGCCGGTTCGGGCGACGTGGACGCCAGCGAGCTGGTCGCTACGTCCGCCAAACTGTCGGTAGTCGGCTCCGGTGATATCGACGCCTATGTCAGCGACTCAGTGAAGGCACGCGTGGCGGGTTCCGGTGACATCGTGGTACGCGGTAACCCGCCGACCCGCGACCATTCCGTTGCCGGCTCAGGCGACATCAAGTTCAAGAAGAAGTGA
- a CDS encoding CopG family ribbon-helix-helix protein, whose translation MATTAKTRSVTAHVPVQLAEKVDLMAERLERSKNWIVKQALAAWIDQEEERSRLTREALADVDAGRVIDHQAVQAWAESLSTDTPLPVPR comes from the coding sequence ATGGCAACCACCGCGAAAACCCGATCCGTCACGGCTCACGTCCCTGTGCAACTGGCCGAAAAGGTCGATTTGATGGCTGAGCGCCTGGAACGCTCCAAGAACTGGATCGTCAAGCAGGCTCTGGCCGCCTGGATAGACCAGGAAGAAGAACGTAGTCGCCTGACCCGTGAGGCATTGGCCGATGTGGATGCTGGTCGCGTGATCGATCATCAAGCTGTCCAGGCCTGGGCTGAAAGCCTCAGCACTGACACTCCGTTGCCGGTACCGCGCTGA